A window from Macaca thibetana thibetana isolate TM-01 chromosome 7, ASM2454274v1, whole genome shotgun sequence encodes these proteins:
- the LOC126959323 gene encoding LOW QUALITY PROTEIN: uncharacterized protein LOC126959323 (The sequence of the model RefSeq protein was modified relative to this genomic sequence to represent the inferred CDS: inserted 4 bases in 2 codons) — MTTRSEAIGQEIIHEYFYSHKFNKNTFSLGDLGRTSARLRSRVLQPLASLVQPGAALVRRGCVCAGPAWRKRPFGLPGFSATARSRKSLMDLRRARWRCGRTPPRVSGFPAEGGPAWPPHPLPVPRAAGFRALRWLWLTSRELVGIRPSGFTWCARRFSKHVLDNCKSNDWKIESLTAEFVNLEFLRLINVGLISISNLPKLPKLKKFVLSENRIFGGLNMFAEKLPNLTHLNLSGNKLKDISTLEPLKKLQWLEXGEDEKDEEDEDGEEEELDEEEDEEDVEGDDDKDEVSEEEEEFGLDEDEDXDEDEEEEESGKCEKRKEEDRNR, encoded by the exons aaattattCATGAGTATTTTTATTCACATAAGttcaataaaaatacattctcTCTTGGGGATTTGGGGCGGACCTCAGCTAGGCTCCGCTCGCGGGTCCTGCAGCCTCTGGCCTCACTAGTGCAGCCCGGTGCTGCCCTCGTGAGGCGCGGCTGCGTGTGCGCTGGTCCGGCCTGGAGGAAGCGCCCCTTTGGTCTCCCGGGGTTTAGCGCGACTGCCCGCAGCCGGAAATCCCTCATGGACCTGCGCCGGGCCAGATGGCGCTGCGGGCGGACGCCCCCGCGGGTGAGTGGCTTTCCCGCTGAGGGCGGGCCCGCGTGGCCCCCGCACCCGCTTCCAGTCCCGCGAGCAGCCGGGTTTCGTGCCCTCAGGTGGCTGTGGTTAACAAGTCGCGAACTTGTGGGAATTCGTCCATCAGGGTTTACCTGGTGTGCTCGACGTTTTTCAA AACATGTCTTGGACAACTGCAAATCAAATGACTGGAAAATTGAGAGCTTAACAGCTGAATTTGTGAACTTAGAGTTCCTCCGTTTAATAAATGTAGGCTTGATTTCAATTTCAAATCTCCCCAAGCTGCCTAAATTGAAAAAGTTTGTACTCAGTGAAAATAGAATCTTTGGAGGTCTGAATATGTTTGCAGAAAAACTTCCAAATCTCACACATCTAAACTTAAGTGGAAATAAACTGAAAGATATCAGCACCTTGGAACCTTTGAAAAAGTTACAATGGCTAGA AGGAGAAGATGAGAAAGACGAGGAGGATGAGGATGGTGAAGAAGAGGAGTTGGatgaagaggaagatgaagaagatgtAGAAGGGGATGATGACAAAGATGAAGTcagtgaggaggaagaagaatttGGACttgatgaagatgaaga ggatgaggatgaagaggaggaagaaagtggaaaatgtgaaaagaggaaagaggaagataGAAACAGATGA